The Noviherbaspirillum saxi genome includes a window with the following:
- the glyA gene encoding serine hydroxymethyltransferase, with amino-acid sequence MFTKDHTIAKVDPELWSAIQQENTRQQDHIELIASENYTSPAVMEAQGSQLTNKYAEGYPGKRYYGGCEFVDVAETLAINRLKELFGAEAANVQPNSGSQANQGVFFAMLKPGDTIMGMSLAEGGHLTHGMALNMSGKWFNVVSYGLNDKEEIDYDAMERLAREKKPKMIIAGASAYALRIDFERFAKIAKEVGAYFMVDMAHYAGLIAAGVYPNPVPHADFVTSTTHKSLRGPRGGVILMKAEHEKAINSAIFPGIQGGPLMHVIAGKAVAFKEALSPEFKSYQQQVVKNADALAKALIARGLRIVSGRTESHVMLVDLRAKKITGKEAEAILGSAHITCNKNAIPNDPEKPFVTSGIRLGSPAMTTRGFKEAEAIKVGNLIADVLDNPHDAATIERVKAEVRKLTEAFPVYG; translated from the coding sequence ATGTTCACAAAAGACCATACCATTGCCAAAGTCGACCCCGAACTTTGGTCCGCCATTCAGCAGGAAAACACGCGTCAGCAGGATCATATCGAACTGATCGCGTCCGAAAACTACACCTCGCCTGCCGTCATGGAAGCGCAGGGTTCCCAGCTGACCAACAAGTATGCGGAAGGCTACCCAGGCAAGCGCTACTACGGCGGTTGCGAATTCGTTGACGTCGCCGAAACCCTGGCGATCAATCGCCTGAAAGAATTGTTCGGCGCCGAAGCCGCGAACGTGCAGCCGAATTCCGGTTCGCAAGCCAATCAGGGCGTTTTCTTCGCGATGCTCAAGCCCGGCGATACCATCATGGGCATGTCGCTCGCCGAAGGCGGTCACCTGACACATGGCATGGCGCTCAACATGTCGGGTAAATGGTTCAACGTCGTTTCCTATGGTCTCAATGACAAGGAAGAAATCGACTATGACGCAATGGAGCGTCTGGCACGTGAAAAGAAGCCGAAGATGATTATCGCGGGCGCTTCCGCGTATGCGCTTCGCATCGACTTCGAACGTTTTGCAAAGATCGCCAAGGAAGTCGGCGCCTATTTCATGGTCGACATGGCCCACTATGCGGGCCTGATCGCTGCCGGCGTGTATCCGAATCCGGTTCCGCATGCCGACTTTGTCACTTCGACTACACACAAATCGCTGCGCGGTCCGCGCGGTGGCGTGATCCTGATGAAAGCCGAGCACGAGAAAGCCATCAATTCGGCAATCTTCCCCGGCATTCAAGGCGGTCCGCTAATGCATGTCATCGCCGGCAAGGCCGTCGCATTCAAGGAAGCATTGTCGCCCGAGTTCAAGTCTTATCAGCAGCAGGTAGTCAAGAACGCGGACGCACTGGCCAAGGCCCTGATCGCGCGTGGCTTGCGCATCGTATCCGGCCGTACCGAATCGCACGTGATGCTGGTCGATCTGCGCGCGAAGAAAATCACCGGCAAGGAAGCGGAAGCAATCCTTGGTTCGGCGCACATCACTTGCAACAAGAACGCCATTCCGAACGATCCCGAAAAACCATTCGTTACCTCGGGCATCCGTCTCGGCAGCCCGGCGATGACGACCCGCGGTTTCAAGGAAGCGGAAGCGATCAAGGTCGGCAACCTGATCGCCGACGTGCTCGACAATCCGCACGATGCGGCAACGATCGAGCGGGTGAAAGCGGAAGTGCGCAAGCTGACCGAAGCTTTCCCGGTCTACGGCTAA
- a CDS encoding SDR family NAD(P)-dependent oxidoreductase yields the protein MIVLITGATSGFGEEMARKFAQNGHKVIATGRRKERLDKLAAELGASLLPVEMDVSNKASIMAAIDALPSEWADIDVLINNAGLALGVEPAHKASLEEWETMIDTNCKGLVTMTHVVLPGMVARGCGTIINIGSLAGAIPYPGGNVYGATKAFVDHFTLNLRADLIGTGVRATNIAPGLCGGTEFSNVRLKNDDAAAKVYEGTVPLTPSDIAESAYWIATLPAHVNVNYLEMMPTCQGFGTLNIKRNL from the coding sequence ATGATCGTATTGATTACTGGCGCAACATCCGGCTTTGGCGAAGAAATGGCGCGCAAGTTTGCACAAAATGGCCACAAAGTCATCGCGACCGGTCGCCGCAAGGAACGCCTCGACAAGCTTGCGGCCGAACTCGGCGCCTCGCTGCTGCCGGTCGAAATGGATGTGAGCAACAAGGCATCGATCATGGCGGCAATCGATGCACTACCGTCCGAATGGGCCGACATCGATGTCCTGATCAACAATGCCGGCCTTGCATTGGGCGTTGAACCCGCGCACAAGGCTTCGCTGGAAGAGTGGGAAACCATGATCGATACCAATTGCAAGGGATTGGTCACGATGACCCATGTAGTCTTGCCCGGCATGGTGGCGCGCGGTTGCGGAACCATCATCAATATCGGCTCGCTGGCAGGCGCCATTCCTTACCCCGGGGGCAATGTCTATGGCGCGACCAAGGCATTTGTCGATCATTTCACGCTCAACCTGCGGGCCGACCTGATCGGTACCGGCGTACGCGCCACCAATATCGCCCCCGGCCTGTGCGGCGGCACGGAATTCTCGAATGTACGCCTGAAAAACGATGACGCCGCAGCCAAGGTCTATGAAGGCACCGTTCCGCTAACCCCAAGTGATATCGCCGAATCCGCTTACTGGATCGCCACACTGCCGGCGCATGTCAACGTCAACTATCTCGAGATGATGCCAACCTGCCAAGGCTTTGGCACCTTGAATATCAAGCGAAATCTGTAA
- the ybgC gene encoding tol-pal system-associated acyl-CoA thioesterase — MDKSQPEFVWPIRVYYEDTDTGGVVFYANYLKFFERARTEWLRHCGIGQQLLSETHQAMFVVKSTSVDYHAPAKLDDELKLTVVVERLGRASVEFVQEAWRTKGKESMLLTSGRIRVGCVHTASFRPMAIPNEVLDRIHKSKSGTA; from the coding sequence ATGGATAAAAGCCAGCCGGAGTTCGTCTGGCCGATTCGGGTTTACTATGAAGATACCGATACAGGCGGGGTTGTCTTCTATGCAAATTATCTGAAATTTTTTGAGCGCGCACGTACCGAATGGCTTCGTCACTGTGGAATCGGGCAACAACTCTTATCGGAAACGCATCAGGCGATGTTTGTCGTCAAGAGCACTTCTGTCGATTATCATGCTCCGGCGAAATTAGATGATGAACTGAAACTCACGGTCGTTGTCGAACGGCTAGGCCGCGCCTCGGTAGAGTTTGTACAAGAGGCTTGGCGAACAAAGGGAAAGGAAAGCATGCTGTTGACGAGCGGAAGAATCCGGGTCGGCTGCGTGCATACCGCAAGCTTCAGGCCCATGGCTATCCCGAACGAAGTGCTGGACCGTATCCACAAAAGCAAGAGCGGCACGGCATAA
- the tolQ gene encoding protein TolQ — protein MSVTQDLSFISLISNASLLVQLVMALLLLVSIMSWTYIFRKMFAIKSAQTQTEEFERAFWSGGNLNALFEEATSNRRRNGNSGALERIFESGMGEFIKGKAIFAGKGQVDPGSMIDGARRAMRAAYQREMDALESHLAFLASVGSVSPYVGLFGTVWGIMNAFRGLANVQQATLASVAPGIAEALIATAIGLFAAIPAVVAYNRYSHDIDRLAIRFESFIEEFSNILQRQVR, from the coding sequence ATGAGCGTCACACAAGACCTTTCGTTTATCTCGCTGATCAGTAACGCATCCCTGCTTGTCCAGTTGGTCATGGCCCTGCTCCTGCTTGTGTCAATCATGAGCTGGACATATATCTTTCGCAAAATGTTTGCCATCAAAAGTGCGCAGACGCAGACCGAGGAATTCGAGCGCGCCTTCTGGTCGGGCGGCAATCTCAATGCCTTGTTCGAAGAAGCAACGTCGAACCGCCGCCGGAACGGCAATAGCGGCGCGCTTGAACGCATTTTTGAATCCGGCATGGGTGAATTCATCAAAGGCAAAGCGATCTTCGCCGGCAAGGGTCAGGTCGATCCGGGCAGCATGATCGATGGCGCACGCCGCGCGATGCGCGCTGCCTATCAACGCGAAATGGATGCCCTCGAATCACATCTTGCGTTTCTGGCATCAGTCGGTTCAGTCTCGCCCTACGTCGGCTTGTTCGGTACCGTATGGGGCATCATGAATGCATTCCGCGGCTTGGCAAACGTACAGCAAGCCACTCTTGCATCGGTCGCACCGGGCATTGCCGAAGCGTTGATCGCCACAGCGATCGGCCTGTTCGCAGCGATCCCTGCAGTGGTTGCGTACAATCGCTACTCGCACGACATCGATCGCCTTGCGATTCGCTTCGAAAGCTTCATTGAAGAGTTTTCCAACATCTTGCAGCGTCAGGTTCGCTAA
- a CDS encoding ExbD/TolR family protein yields MAGNSTMRGGRSRKFKSEINVVPYIDVMLVLLIIFMVAAPLTNPGVINLPTAAKSALPPTEYIQISLKPDTSATIGINGQKSGNQADKVGGRSALLQKLRSMHEANPELPVMISADKDIKYDEVIQVISEAKKLGINRVGLATKQ; encoded by the coding sequence ATGGCAGGCAATAGCACGATGCGCGGCGGACGCAGCCGCAAATTCAAATCCGAAATCAACGTCGTACCGTATATCGACGTAATGCTGGTGCTGCTCATCATTTTCATGGTGGCAGCGCCGCTGACCAATCCGGGTGTGATCAATCTGCCGACAGCGGCCAAGTCGGCATTACCGCCGACCGAGTACATCCAGATTTCGCTGAAACCGGACACCAGTGCAACCATCGGCATCAATGGTCAAAAGAGCGGCAACCAGGCTGACAAGGTGGGCGGCCGCAGCGCGCTGCTGCAAAAACTGCGCTCCATGCATGAAGCCAATCCCGAGTTGCCGGTGATGATTTCGGCGGACAAGGACATCAAGTACGACGAAGTAATTCAAGTCATTTCCGAAGCCAAGAAATTGGGCATCAACCGCGTGGGGCTCGCGACAAAGCAATGA
- the tolA gene encoding cell envelope integrity protein TolA, which yields MTDSTPYSVPKEPGRWRALTFAALVHAALLAFLWIGVRWQSDTPTTIEAEVWSPQPREAAPVPEPVTTPEPKPEPKPEPKPVVQEPPKPKVVEPPVAKPDIALEQEKKRKAEEKKRREEEEEKENLAKEKKRLEEEKLAKDKKRREEEEKVAKLKQEDAKRLEKEKAEKAEAIKKAAAEKKRQQDEADNKLAQKMRDEDMRRITGAGGSSDAAKAQGGRADGAYSQRIAAKIRSNITFIVPEGLQGNPPVEYEVRLLPDGSVAGMRKLRSSGLPGFDDAVARAIERAQPFPKDSSGSVPSTFIGNHKPKDQ from the coding sequence ATGACAGATTCCACTCCGTATTCGGTACCGAAGGAACCGGGCCGCTGGCGCGCGCTAACGTTTGCAGCGCTGGTGCATGCCGCATTGCTCGCCTTTCTCTGGATTGGAGTACGTTGGCAAAGCGATACGCCGACCACCATCGAGGCAGAAGTCTGGAGTCCGCAGCCGCGCGAAGCAGCTCCCGTGCCAGAGCCGGTAACGACACCGGAACCCAAACCGGAGCCCAAGCCAGAACCGAAGCCGGTCGTTCAAGAACCGCCCAAACCCAAGGTGGTCGAGCCGCCTGTCGCCAAGCCGGATATCGCGCTTGAACAGGAGAAGAAGCGCAAGGCGGAAGAAAAGAAACGCCGGGAAGAGGAAGAAGAAAAAGAAAATCTTGCCAAGGAAAAGAAGCGGCTTGAGGAAGAAAAACTCGCGAAGGACAAGAAACGTCGCGAGGAAGAAGAGAAAGTCGCCAAGCTGAAGCAGGAAGATGCCAAGCGCCTCGAAAAGGAAAAAGCAGAGAAGGCAGAGGCAATCAAGAAAGCTGCGGCTGAGAAAAAACGTCAGCAGGACGAAGCGGACAACAAACTCGCACAGAAGATGCGCGACGAGGACATGCGTCGCATTACCGGCGCTGGCGGGAGCAGCGATGCTGCGAAGGCCCAGGGCGGACGCGCCGATGGCGCTTACAGTCAGCGTATCGCGGCGAAGATCCGATCGAACATCACCTTCATCGTGCCGGAAGGCTTGCAAGGCAACCCGCCGGTAGAATACGAAGTGCGCCTGCTGCCTGATGGATCCGTCGCGGGCATGCGCAAATTGCGCTCCTCCGGCCTTCCCGGCTTCGACGATGCCGTTGCGCGTGCGATCGAGCGTGCGCAACCGTTCCCGAAAGATTCATCCGGCAGCGTGCCATCCACGTTCATAGGTAACCATAAACCGAAAGACCAGTAA
- the tolB gene encoding Tol-Pal system beta propeller repeat protein TolB: MIKNLFSRTFVILAIGFTATFAQAQLRVETTGVGATQIPVAIAGFADETIAPQQITAIIKADLARSGYFKIIDTGNTMSETTSVNYGEWKSRGADALVVGSVQRLADGRYDIRYRLMDTVKASNLSGFGQVAAPDRLRVAGHKIADDIYEKLLGVRGAFSTRVAYVTKAGNEYRLEVADADGEGTQVALRSNEPIISPSWSPDGTKVAYVSFEAKKPVVYVQDLTSRQRTVVANHRGNNSAPSWSPDGSRLALALSRSGYTQVYVVNADGSGLRQLTNSNGIETEPQFSADGQYIYFTSDRSGGPQVYRMSANGGEAQRVTFNGSYNISPRVAQDGKTLAYISRRDGRFQLYALDLTNGQELRLSDSTKDESPSFSPNGKYIMYATGRGSLAVVSVDGRVRHRLTTQAGDIREPTWGPFMK, translated from the coding sequence ATGATAAAAAATCTTTTCTCGCGTACGTTTGTGATCCTCGCGATCGGCTTTACCGCGACGTTTGCACAAGCACAATTACGCGTCGAGACCACAGGTGTCGGTGCCACGCAGATCCCTGTTGCGATCGCCGGCTTTGCCGACGAAACCATCGCGCCCCAACAGATCACCGCCATTATCAAGGCGGATCTCGCGCGCAGCGGCTATTTCAAGATCATTGACACGGGCAACACCATGTCCGAGACCACTTCGGTGAACTATGGCGAATGGAAATCCAGAGGCGCGGATGCACTGGTCGTCGGCAGCGTACAACGCCTTGCCGACGGCCGTTACGATATCCGTTACCGCCTGATGGATACCGTCAAGGCATCCAACCTCTCAGGCTTCGGCCAGGTTGCCGCACCCGACCGACTGCGTGTTGCAGGTCACAAGATCGCCGATGACATTTATGAAAAACTTCTCGGTGTCCGCGGTGCCTTCTCGACCCGCGTTGCCTATGTCACCAAAGCCGGCAACGAATACCGTCTTGAAGTGGCTGACGCCGACGGCGAGGGCACGCAGGTCGCGCTACGTTCCAACGAACCCATCATTTCGCCTTCATGGTCGCCTGACGGCACAAAGGTCGCCTACGTCTCTTTCGAGGCGAAAAAACCTGTTGTCTATGTGCAGGATCTGACAAGCAGGCAGCGCACCGTGGTCGCCAACCATCGCGGCAACAACTCCGCGCCGTCATGGTCACCTGACGGATCCCGTCTTGCCCTTGCGCTGTCCCGCAGCGGCTATACGCAAGTCTATGTCGTGAATGCCGATGGCTCGGGCCTGCGCCAGCTGACCAATTCCAACGGCATCGAAACCGAGCCGCAGTTTTCGGCAGATGGTCAATACATTTACTTCACCAGCGACCGCAGCGGCGGGCCGCAAGTCTATCGGATGAGCGCCAATGGCGGTGAAGCACAGCGCGTGACTTTCAATGGCAGCTACAACATCAGCCCGCGCGTCGCGCAAGACGGCAAAACGCTGGCGTATATTTCGCGTCGTGACGGAAGATTCCAGCTGTATGCACTTGATCTGACAAATGGACAGGAGTTGCGCTTGTCTGATTCGACCAAGGACGAGTCGCCCAGCTTTTCCCCGAATGGCAAATACATCATGTATGCAACCGGCCGCGGCTCGCTTGCGGTCGTGTCGGTTGACGGACGCGTCCGGCACCGCCTCACCACGCAAGCCGGGGACATCAGGGAGCCCACCTGGGGCCCATTCATGAAATAA
- the pal gene encoding peptidoglycan-associated lipoprotein Pal produces MRTTTTFALILSSALALTACGSSVKLDDNAKVEERSGTAPNTADARSISPVTTGSTDPLNDPKGVLAKRSVYFDYDSYIVKDEFKPVVEAHAKYLVSNKARKIVIQGNTDDRGGREYNLALGQKRAEAVRKSLVLLGVSDAQMEAVSFGKEKPKATGSDEAAWTENRRADLAYQ; encoded by the coding sequence ATGCGCACTACCACGACTTTTGCCCTTATTCTTTCCAGCGCCTTGGCACTGACGGCTTGCGGTTCCTCCGTCAAGCTGGATGACAACGCCAAAGTCGAAGAACGTTCTGGCACGGCACCCAATACCGCCGATGCACGTTCCATCAGCCCCGTGACGACCGGCTCGACCGATCCGCTGAACGACCCGAAAGGCGTTCTCGCCAAGCGCAGTGTTTATTTCGACTATGACAGCTACATCGTCAAGGACGAATTCAAGCCGGTCGTCGAAGCACATGCAAAATACCTCGTGTCCAACAAGGCTCGTAAGATCGTTATCCAAGGCAACACCGATGACCGCGGCGGCCGCGAATACAACCTGGCACTCGGCCAGAAACGTGCTGAAGCCGTTCGCAAATCCCTGGTGCTGCTCGGCGTATCGGACGCGCAAATGGAAGCTGTCTCGTTCGGCAAGGAAAAGCCGAAAGCTACAGGCAGCGACGAAGCCGCGTGGACAGAAAACCGCCGCGCTGATCTGGCCTATCAATAA
- the ybgF gene encoding tol-pal system protein YbgF — protein MNNSIRSTLAAAVMAAFSLAPLQSQAALFEDEDARKAILEIRNRLTNMQSEINAKADKTNSLDLNNQNEQLRQEISRLRGQIEVLTNELSNAQKRQKDFYVDLDTRIRKLEPQQVTVDGKEVTVEQTEQRAYDAALAAFKAGDYRSAGAAFFEFTRRYPQSGLAPSAQYWLGNTYYAQRDYRNAISAQQVVVKNYADSPKAADALLNIASCQMELKDKPAARKTLETLVAQYPESPSAQTAKERLTALK, from the coding sequence ATGAACAACTCCATCCGATCTACACTTGCTGCGGCCGTCATGGCCGCATTTTCGCTCGCACCGCTGCAATCGCAGGCGGCATTGTTCGAAGACGAGGATGCGCGCAAGGCAATCCTCGAAATCCGCAATCGCCTGACCAATATGCAGAGCGAGATCAATGCCAAGGCGGACAAGACGAACAGTCTCGATCTGAATAACCAGAACGAACAGCTCAGGCAGGAAATATCACGCTTGCGCGGTCAGATCGAGGTATTGACCAATGAATTGTCCAATGCGCAGAAACGGCAAAAAGACTTTTACGTCGACCTTGATACAAGGATTCGCAAGCTTGAACCGCAGCAGGTCACGGTCGATGGCAAGGAAGTCACCGTAGAACAAACAGAACAACGCGCATATGATGCTGCCCTCGCCGCTTTCAAAGCGGGGGACTATCGCAGTGCTGGCGCTGCATTCTTCGAGTTTACGCGTCGCTATCCGCAATCGGGACTGGCGCCATCCGCGCAATACTGGCTCGGCAATACCTACTACGCACAACGTGACTATCGCAACGCGATTAGTGCACAGCAGGTCGTCGTAAAGAACTATGCGGACAGCCCCAAGGCGGCCGATGCCTTGCTGAATATCGCAAGCTGCCAAATGGAGCTTAAGGACAAGCCTGCGGCGAGAAAGACGCTGGAAACACTGGTTGCACAGTATCCGGAGTCACCATCGGCACAGACCGCCAAGGAACGCCTGACGGCATTGAAGTAA
- the flhD gene encoding flagellar transcriptional regulator FlhD codes for MANDYLSEIRDVNLSYLMIAQQMIRDDRAEAIFRLGISGEIADLIAGMSNAQVLKMAGCNVMLSRFRFNDTAILSTLLRDKAGATGAPVHASIIMASQAPEAMV; via the coding sequence ATGGCCAACGACTACCTGTCCGAGATCCGCGACGTCAACCTCAGCTACCTGATGATCGCGCAGCAAATGATTCGTGACGATCGCGCCGAAGCTATTTTCCGGCTCGGTATAAGCGGCGAAATTGCAGACCTGATCGCCGGCATGAGCAATGCGCAGGTTCTGAAAATGGCAGGCTGCAACGTAATGCTGTCGCGCTTCAGGTTCAATGACACTGCCATCCTGTCGACGCTGCTGCGCGATAAGGCGGGCGCCACCGGTGCGCCGGTTCATGCGTCGATCATCATGGCGTCGCAGGCGCCGGAAGCCATGGTCTAA
- a CDS encoding type II toxin-antitoxin system PemK/MazF family toxin: MVKRAEVWLIDFEKPVGSVTQQRWPCVVVSPEEMDEYLSTLIVAPMSTHDLPAPFRIPVSFMGKQGLILLDQICTLEKARLIRKLGVIGDDTMAKALEVLQEVFAY; encoded by the coding sequence ATGGTGAAACGGGCAGAGGTGTGGCTGATTGATTTCGAGAAGCCGGTCGGAAGCGTCACACAGCAGCGATGGCCGTGCGTGGTGGTCTCTCCCGAAGAGATGGATGAGTACCTGAGCACGCTGATCGTGGCACCAATGAGCACGCACGATCTTCCGGCGCCGTTCCGGATACCTGTCTCGTTCATGGGAAAACAGGGATTGATCCTGCTGGATCAGATATGCACGCTGGAGAAGGCGCGTTTAATCAGGAAGCTGGGCGTGATCGGCGACGATACCATGGCCAAGGCTCTCGAAGTATTACAAGAAGTTTTCGCTTATTAA
- a CDS encoding AbrB/MazE/SpoVT family DNA-binding domain-containing protein: MKTAIRKMGNSQGVLIPKPFLLQTGLDIGEVEIDVENDAIIIRKPKKKSREGWAQACQKIAASNAEQAIAWPLITNEADAGFSW, encoded by the coding sequence ATGAAAACTGCAATTCGCAAGATGGGAAATTCGCAAGGGGTATTGATCCCCAAGCCGTTCTTGTTGCAGACCGGTCTTGATATCGGAGAAGTGGAAATCGACGTCGAAAACGACGCCATCATCATTCGCAAACCAAAGAAAAAATCCCGCGAAGGATGGGCGCAGGCATGTCAAAAAATTGCGGCCAGCAATGCAGAGCAGGCAATCGCATGGCCTTTGATTACCAATGAAGCGGACGCTGGCTTTTCATGGTGA
- a CDS encoding methyl-accepting chemotaxis protein, with amino-acid sequence MLRNVQIKTQVVLGLGFLIALLTMIGGLAFYGVRNTAAQLQSITLKDVKAAGQVENIRFRMEINRSQILQSLQHNPTMEWSKLHDHPLDIHSKIVSDTTGEINAAWTRYMANITSPDEKKLAEEWFTASGRLGTEAIGKSMLAIRENRWDDAQAVLIRSINPTYRIGDGVLAKLTDLLEKRAARNGVKVEADISQTENTLAIVIVLAALLAIAVGILLVRSITVPLNQSIEIARRVAQGDLTGEIDVTSNNEIGQLLLALKNMNTSLATIIHNVRSATGMIGSASSEIATGNLDLSSRTEQQASSLEETASSMEELTSTVKQNSDNANEANQLALSASTVATKGGTVVSEVIATMASINESALKIVDIIEVIDGIAFQTNILALNAAVEAARAGEQGRGFAVVASEVRSLAQRSANAAKEIKALIDDSVEKVGVGTRLVDQAGVTMEEIVSSVRRVTDIMGEIAAASEEQTIGIGQVNQAITQMDEMTQQNAALVEQAAAAAAALDDQAKNLTGVISVFKVDNNQGDSLPLVPQQKEPRPALRIVPKKIPNTRIGKIAASRKSVV; translated from the coding sequence ATGCTCAGAAATGTGCAGATCAAGACACAAGTAGTTCTAGGCTTAGGTTTTTTGATTGCGCTACTGACGATGATCGGCGGTTTGGCCTTCTACGGTGTTCGCAATACCGCTGCTCAACTCCAGAGCATTACGCTTAAGGATGTTAAAGCGGCCGGACAGGTGGAGAACATCCGCTTCAGGATGGAAATCAACCGCAGCCAGATATTGCAGTCGCTGCAACACAATCCAACGATGGAGTGGTCGAAGTTGCATGATCATCCACTGGATATTCATTCCAAAATAGTGTCGGACACCACCGGCGAGATAAACGCCGCATGGACGCGGTATATGGCCAATATCACCTCGCCTGATGAAAAAAAGCTCGCCGAAGAATGGTTCACGGCGAGCGGACGACTAGGCACCGAGGCGATTGGGAAATCCATGCTGGCGATTCGGGAAAACCGATGGGACGACGCGCAAGCAGTGCTCATCCGTTCGATCAATCCAACATACAGGATCGGAGACGGCGTCTTGGCAAAGCTAACGGACTTGCTTGAGAAGCGCGCCGCACGCAACGGCGTAAAAGTAGAAGCAGATATTTCGCAAACCGAAAATACTTTGGCGATCGTCATTGTACTGGCGGCGCTCCTTGCGATCGCGGTCGGCATTCTCCTGGTGCGCAGTATCACCGTCCCGCTCAACCAATCCATAGAAATTGCGCGCCGCGTCGCCCAGGGAGATCTTACGGGCGAAATTGATGTTACTTCCAACAACGAGATTGGGCAGCTTCTCCTGGCTCTGAAGAACATGAATACCAGTCTGGCTACCATCATTCACAACGTCAGATCGGCGACCGGGATGATCGGCTCTGCTTCCTCGGAAATAGCCACAGGTAACCTGGACCTTTCCTCACGGACGGAGCAACAAGCGAGTTCGCTGGAAGAAACTGCTTCGTCGATGGAAGAACTGACCAGCACGGTGAAGCAGAATAGTGACAACGCGAACGAAGCAAATCAGTTGGCGCTATCTGCTTCTACGGTGGCAACCAAGGGCGGAACGGTGGTTTCAGAAGTCATCGCCACGATGGCATCGATCAATGAATCAGCCTTGAAGATTGTCGACATCATCGAGGTGATCGACGGCATTGCGTTCCAGACCAATATTCTCGCGTTAAACGCAGCGGTTGAAGCGGCTAGAGCGGGAGAGCAAGGCCGAGGCTTTGCGGTGGTGGCCTCGGAAGTAAGAAGTCTGGCCCAGCGTTCCGCCAATGCAGCAAAAGAGATCAAGGCCTTGATCGATGACTCCGTTGAAAAGGTCGGCGTTGGTACTCGCCTGGTCGATCAGGCTGGGGTAACGATGGAAGAGATCGTTTCCAGCGTCAGGCGAGTAACCGACATCATGGGTGAAATTGCCGCGGCGAGCGAGGAACAGACCATAGGAATCGGGCAGGTAAATCAGGCGATCACCCAGATGGATGAAATGACGCAGCAGAATGCAGCATTGGTCGAGCAAGCAGCCGCAGCGGCGGCCGCACTTGATGACCAGGCCAAAAACCTCACGGGCGTCATCAGTGTATTCAAGGTAGACAACAACCAGGGGGATTCTCTGCCACTTGTACCGCAGCAGAAAGAACCACGTCCCGCTCTCCGGATTGTTCCCAAAAAAATTCCGAACACCAGGATCGGAAAAATTGCGGCCAGCCGAAAAAGTGTTGTTTGA